A single Anopheles arabiensis isolate DONGOLA chromosome 2, AaraD3, whole genome shotgun sequence DNA region contains:
- the LOC120902887 gene encoding 32 kDa beta-galactoside-binding lectin lec-3-like isoform X1, producing the protein MALMLPIFNPEMPCLGAILGGLQPGKKIIVQGTLTADRFNINLQYGPEVDPRDDTALHLSIRPGDRRIVRNTYVDQCWQDEERSGGCPISTGEPFTLEIRVKDTHYSIRFNDEKYCTFSHRMPFEMVNFIHLGAGASIDSVLETF; encoded by the exons ATGGCGCTAATGCTTCCGATATTCAATCCG GAGATGCCATGCCTTGGGGCCATCCTTGGTGGATTGCAGCCGGGAAAGAAAATCATAGTCCAAGGAACACTCACAGCTGACAG ATTTAACATTAATCTGCAATACGGCCCCGAGGTAGATCCGCGAGATGACACCGCGCTGCATTTGAGCATTCGGCCGGGCGATAGGAGAATCGTCCGAAACACATACGTCGATCAGTGCTGGCAGGATGAGGAACGGTCCGGAGGATGCCCGATCAGCACGGGGGAACCATTTACGCTGGAAATCAGAGTGAAGGATACGCACTACTCCATTCGCTTCAATGATGAGAAGTATTGCACCTTCTCACATCGCATGCCGTTCGAAATGGTTAACTTTATACATCTTGGAGCTGGTGCCAGTATTGATTCGGTGCTGGAAACGTTTTAA
- the LOC120902902 gene encoding galectin-7-like, with product MSALPAYSPPTPFLAHMPAGLGIYRKITIRGRMTHDQFNINLQTGPNTNPRDDTALHISIRPRDGVIIRNSIQFRNWGIEERFGGCPVQKKSYFDVTITVKPDSYGIAVNGAHYCDFNHRMPYASVRFVHIGEGANVDAITTE from the exons ATGTCGGCCCTTCCTGCATACAGTCCG CCAACTCCCTTCCTGGCGCATATGCCAGCCGGTCTAGGCATTTACCGCAAGATTACGATTCGCGGACGGATGACTCATGACCA GTTCAACATAAATCTGCAGACCGGACCAAACACTAACCCACGCGATGATACGGCGCTGCATATAAGCATTCGACCCCGGGACGGTGTCATTATTCGTAACTCCATCCAATTCCGTAACTGGGGGATCGAGGAACGGTTTGGCGGTTGTCCTGTCCAGAAGAAGTCCTACTTCGACGTGACCATCACGGTGAAACCGGATAGCTACGGCATTGCAGTGAACGGTGCACACTACTGTGACTTTAACCATCGTATGCCGTACGCATCGGTGCGCTTTGTTCACATCGGCGAGGGGGCCAATGTTGATGCCATTACCACAGAATAA
- the LOC120902869 gene encoding formin-like protein isoform X2 has product MGLASSKAVSSIAVSSSHAAGSTDKGNGRLSKDSVIVETNYASMSTDIQQPCSILPSPSGSSGIDTWKTSSCHVRQASIRSRNLQPMPDAGELDRRFAKVLASMDLPPDKAKLLKNYDNEKKWDIICDQEMVHAKDPPAHYLTKLRTYLDPKASRSHRKRKMVGESTSTQVLRDLEISLRTNHIEWVKEFLDEENQGLDALIDYLSFRLTMMRHEQRILEAKSESDEGLTTKETAANSSYGSNETNHKIAPNGFMRPGLGDMLDSPSIKRRSRHIAKLNMGLTTDDIHVCIMCMRAIMNNKYGFNMVIQHREAINCIALSLIHKSLRTKALVLELLAAICLVKGGHEIILCAFDNFKKVCSEQRRFQTLMEYFMNYELFNIDFMVACMQFVNIVVHSVEDMNYRVHLQYEFTALGLDDYLEKLRLTESEELHVQISAYLDNVFDVAALMEDSETKTAALERVNELEDELGRALDQASEIEREALFKIGELEAELSRTRNERDDLYNKQLVVEDEIVKLKRALKQHEQESQSRQSMLLELENLTKTLPKGTSIADVSNLLAKGGLSELSPTGAAGAGAGGQQQAPPIPPPPAPPIPPSAANAPMPPPPPCPPAPPSGLSNGGEPPKAPPKPPSFIPVPPPMGGPYGGNNALHCTDGAMTIKRKVQPKYKLPTLNWVALKPNQVRGTIFNELDDEKLHRQIDFVDFEERFKIGMGGPVTNGNCDMDGLTAFPSKRFKKPEHISLLEHTRLRNIAISRRKLEMPAETVIKAINNLDLKLLSLENVELLQKMTPTDQEQKLYKEYVIEKKDLNQLTEEDKFMLQLTKVERISSKLSIMNYIGNFFESWHLISPQVYSIISASSSIKSSKKFRAVLEVILAFGNYLNSSKRGPAYGFKLQSLDTLLDTKSNDKRMSLMHYIVATIRQKFPELMNFDTELFCIDKAAQVSLEMLISDVNELEKGMETVRKEADLRGKGTQSHVLRDFLANSEEKLKKIRSDCKTAQESFKECIEYFGESSRNADANAFFSLLVRFVRAFKICDQENEQRRRLEAAALQASTKKDEEEQVVLRNNKINNQKKQQVRPLADGNPLRLSTAFLQNLTQMNRELQHVFGTGSSYVS; this is encoded by the exons ATGGGTTTAGCATCATCAAAGGCCGTCAGCAGCATTGCCGTGTCTTCGTCGCATGCTGCTGGGAGCACCGATAAGGGCAATGGTCGGTTGAGCAAGGATAGTGTGATCGTCGAAACGAACTACGCTTCGATGTCAACAGACATTCAGCAGCCTTGCTCAATACTTCCGTCCCCGTCTGGTAGCAGTGGTATTGACACCTGGAAAACGTCTAGCTGTCACGTCCGCCAAGCTAGCATACGGTCCCGGAACCTGCAGCCTATGCCGGATGCGGGCGAACTTGATCGACGATTTGCGAAAGTCCTG GCATCGATGGACCTTCCACCGGATAAAGCAAAGTTGCTGAAGAACTATGATAACGAGAAAAAATGGGACATCATATGTGATCAG GAAATGGTGCACGCAAAAGATCCTCCGGCACACTATCTCACCAAGCTCCGCACCTATCTCGATCCCAAGGCGTCCCGAAGTCACAGG AAACGGAAGATGGTTGGCGAATCAACATCGACACAGGTTTTGCGCGATCTGGAAATTTCCCTTCGAACTAACCATATCGAGTGGGTGAAGGAGTTTCTGGACGAAGAAAACCAGGGTCTCGACGCATTGATAGATTATCTCAGCTTTCGGTTGACCATGATGCGGCACGAACAGCGTATCCTGGAAGCAAAGTCAGAATCGGACGAAGGCCTAACGACGAAAGAGACAGCGGCCAACAGTTCGTACGGGAGCAACGAAACTAATCACAAGATTGCACCAAACGGGTTCATGCGTCCCGGTCTGGGTGACATGCTGGACAGCCCCAGCATAAAGCGCCGTTCCCGCCACATCGCAAAACTCAACATGGGCCTGACGACGGATGACATTCACGTGTGCATTATGTGCATGCGGGCCATCATGAACAACAAGTACGGATTCAACATGGTCATCCAGCACCGGGAAGCGATCAACTGCATCGCACTCAGCTTGATCCACAAATCGCTGCGCACCAAGGCGCtggtgctggagctgctggcgGCCATTTGCTTAGTGAAGGGTGGGCATGAAATCATCCTGTGCGCGTTTGACAACTTTAAGAAAGTGTGCTCCGAGCAGCGCCGCTTCCAGACGTTGATGGAATATTTTATGAACTACGAGCTGTTTAACATCGACTTTATGGTGGCGTGTATGCAATTCGTTAACATTGTCGTCCACTCGGTGGAAGATATGAACTACCGGGTACACCTGCAGTACGAGTTCACAGCGCTCGGGCTAGACGATTATCTGGAGAAGCTCCGGCTGACGGAATCGGAGGAGCTGCACGTTCAAATTTCAGCCTACTTGGACAACGTGTTCGATGTGGCTGCCCTGATGGAGGACAGCGAAACGAAAACGGCCGCGCTCGAACGTGTCAACGAGCTGGAAGACGAGCTTGGCCGAGCGCTGGATCAGGCCAGCGAAATAGAGCGGGAAGCACTGTTCAAGATCGGAGAGCTGGAGGCAGAGCTGAGCCGAACGCGCAACGAACGGGACGATTTGTACAACAAGCAGCTGGTGGTGGAAGACGAAATCGTAAAGCTAAAGCGAGCTCTGAAACAACACGAGCAAGAATCCCAAAGCCGACAGTCAATGCTCCTCGAGCTGGAGAACCTTACCAAAACGCTTCCCAAAGGTACGTCAATTGCAGACGTATCGAACCTCCTGGCGAAGGGAGGCTTGTCCGAGCTTAGTCCTACGGGTGCAGCTGGCGCTGGTGCAGGTGGTCAGCAACAAGCACCACCGATACCGCCCCCACCGGCCCCGCCAATACCACCCTCGGCCGCAAATGCTCCCATGCCTCCTCCACCACCCTGTCCGCCTGCACCGCCCAGCGGACTGTCGAACGGTGGTGAACCACCGAAAGCTCCCCCCAAACCGCCGTCATTCATTCCAGTACCACCACCGATGGGTGGACCATATGGTGGCAACAACGCACTGCACTGCACGGACGGTGCAATGACGATAAAGCGTAAGGTGCAGCCAAAATACAAGCTACCCACGCTCAACTGGGTAGCGCTGAAACCGAACCAGGTTCGTGGCACGATCTTTAATGAGTTGGATGACGAGAAACTGCACCGGCAGATAGACTTTGTCGATTTCGAGGAGCGGTTCAAGATCGGTATGGGCGGGCCGGTAACCAACGGCAACTGTGATATGGACGGGTTGACGGCGTTCCCCAGCAAACGGTTCAAGAAACCCGAGCACATTTCCCTGCTCGAACACACGAGATTAAGAAACATTG CAATATCTCGAAGAAAGCTAGAAATGCCCGCGGAAACCGTTATCAAAGCGATCAACAATCTCGATCTCAAGCTCCTGTCGCTGGAAAATGTGGAACTGCTGCAAAAGATGACACCGACCGACCAGGAACAGAAGCTCTACAAAGAGTATGTGATAGAGAAGAAAGATCTGAACCAGCTGACGGAGGAGGACAAGTTTATGCTGCAACTGACGAAAGTCGAACGAATCTCATCGAAACTATCGATAATGAACTACATTGGGAACTTTTTCGAAAGCTGGCATCTCATTAGTCCG CAAGTGTACTCCATCATTTCCGCATCCTCCTCAATCAAGTCGTCGAAAAAGTTCCGTGCAGTGCTGGAAGTGATTTTGGCATTTGGCAATTATCTGAACAGCAGCAAGCGCGGTCCTGCCTACGGCTTCAAGCTGCAATCGCTCGACACGCTGCTCGACACCAAGTCGAACGACAAGCGCATGAGCCTGATGCACTACATTGTGGCCACCATTCGACAGAAGTTTCCCGAGCTGATGAACTTCGATACGGAGCTGTTCTGCATCGACAAGGCAGCGCAGGTATCGCTCGAGATGCTCATTTCCGATGTGAACGAGCTCGAGAAGGGCATGGAAACGGTACGCAAGGAAGCGGATCTACGTGGCAAAGGCACGCAGAGCCATGTGTTGCGAGATTTCCTGGCGAACTCGGaagaaaagttgaaaaaaatccGCTCTGATTGTAAAACGGCACAG GAATCCTTCAAAGAGTGCATTGAATACTTTGGCGAATCATCACGAAATGCAGATGCAAATGCATTCTTTTCATTGCTAGTCCGATTCGTACGAGCATTTAAG ATCTGTGATCAGGAAAACGAACAACGACGACGGTTAGAGGCGGCTGCCCTACAAGCGTCCACCAAGAAGGACGAAGAAGAGCAGGTGGTGCTACGgaataataaaatcaataatcaaAAGAAGCAACAGGTACGCCCCTTGGCCGATGGTAACCCTCTCCGACTATCGACTGCCTTTCTGCAAAATCTAACCCAAATGAACCGGGAACTGCAACACGTGTTTGGCACTGGTAGCTCTTATGTGAGCTGA
- the LOC120902887 gene encoding 32 kDa beta-galactoside-binding lectin lec-3-like isoform X2, with protein sequence MPCLGAILGGLQPGKKIIVQGTLTADRFNINLQYGPEVDPRDDTALHLSIRPGDRRIVRNTYVDQCWQDEERSGGCPISTGEPFTLEIRVKDTHYSIRFNDEKYCTFSHRMPFEMVNFIHLGAGASIDSVLETF encoded by the exons ATGCCATGCCTTGGGGCCATCCTTGGTGGATTGCAGCCGGGAAAGAAAATCATAGTCCAAGGAACACTCACAGCTGACAG ATTTAACATTAATCTGCAATACGGCCCCGAGGTAGATCCGCGAGATGACACCGCGCTGCATTTGAGCATTCGGCCGGGCGATAGGAGAATCGTCCGAAACACATACGTCGATCAGTGCTGGCAGGATGAGGAACGGTCCGGAGGATGCCCGATCAGCACGGGGGAACCATTTACGCTGGAAATCAGAGTGAAGGATACGCACTACTCCATTCGCTTCAATGATGAGAAGTATTGCACCTTCTCACATCGCATGCCGTTCGAAATGGTTAACTTTATACATCTTGGAGCTGGTGCCAGTATTGATTCGGTGCTGGAAACGTTTTAA
- the LOC120902918 gene encoding galectin-4-like, whose amino-acid sequence MAQLPVYNPPSPFLGQLPSGLGLYRKITIRGRMTHDMFNINLQVGPNVDPRDNSALHISIRPREGLIVRNTYQFQSWGVEERFGGCPVQKRSYFDVSITVKPDSYGIAVNGCHFCDFNHRMPYASVRFIHTGPGAQIDAIITE is encoded by the exons ATGGCCCAGCTACCCGTTTACAACCCG cCTTCCCCATTCCTTGGTCAACTTCCCTCTGGATTGGGACTGTATAGAAAGATCACGATCCGTGGACGAATGACTCACGATAT GTTCAACATAAACCTCCAGGTTGGACCCAACGTAGACCCGAGGGATAATTCAGCGCTACACATTAGCATTCGGCCACGGGAAGGACTGATCGTGCGGAACACGTACCAGTTTCAAAGCTGGGGCGTTGAGGAGCGCTTTGGTGGATGTCCGGTACAGAAACGGTCGTACTTCGATGTTAGCATTACGGTGAAACCGGACAGCTACGGTATTGCGGTGAATGGATGCCATTTCTGTGACTTTAATCATAGGATGCCGTATGCGTCGGTACGGTTCATACATACCGGTCCAGGCGCACAGATAGATGCTATTATAACGGAATAG
- the LOC120902869 gene encoding formin-like protein isoform X1 encodes MGLASSKAVSSIAVSSSHAAGSTDKGNGRLSKDSVIVETNYASMSTDIQQPCSILPSPSGSSGIDTWKTSSCHVRQASIRSRNLQPMPDAGELDRRFAKVLASMDLPPDKAKLLKNYDNEKKWDIICDQEMVHAKDPPAHYLTKLRTYLDPKASRSHRKRKMVGESTSTQVLRDLEISLRTNHIEWVKEFLDEENQGLDALIDYLSFRLTMMRHEQRILEAKSESDEGLTTKETAANSSYGSNETNHKIAPNGFMRPGLGDMLDSPSIKRRSRHIAKLNMGLTTDDIHVCIMCMRAIMNNKYGFNMVIQHREAINCIALSLIHKSLRTKALVLELLAAICLVKGGHEIILCAFDNFKKVCSEQRRFQTLMEYFMNYELFNIDFMVACMQFVNIVVHSVEDMNYRVHLQYEFTALGLDDYLEKLRLTESEELHVQISAYLDNVFDVAALMEDSETKTAALERVNELEDELGRALDQASEIEREALFKIGELEAELSRTRNERDDLYNKQLVVEDEIVKLKRALKQHEQESQSRQSMLLELENLTKTLPKGTSIADVSNLLAKGGLSELSPTGAAGAGAGGQQQAPPIPPPPAPPIPPSAANAPMPPPPPCPPAPPSGLSNGGEPPKAPPKPPSFIPVPPPMGGPYGGNNALHCTDGAMTIKRKVQPKYKLPTLNWVALKPNQVRGTIFNELDDEKLHRQIDFVDFEERFKIGMGGPVTNGNCDMDGLTAFPSKRFKKPEHISLLEHTRLRNIAISRRKLEMPAETVIKAINNLDLKLLSLENVELLQKMTPTDQEQKLYKEYVIEKKDLNQLTEEDKFMLQLTKVERISSKLSIMNYIGNFFESWHLISPQVYSIISASSSIKSSKKFRAVLEVILAFGNYLNSSKRGPAYGFKLQSLDTLLDTKSNDKRMSLMHYIVATIRQKFPELMNFDTELFCIDKAAQVSLEMLISDVNELEKGMETVRKEADLRGKGTQSHVLRDFLANSEEKLKKIRSDCKTAQESFKECIEYFGESSRNADANAFFSLLVRFVRAFKICDQENEQRRRLEAAALQASTKKDEEEQVVLRNNKINNQKKQQEAVINELKLKAHAVREKKLLQQDEVYNGALEDILLGLKNEPYRRADAVRRSQRRRIDSNRLSRTMEEVEV; translated from the exons ATGGGTTTAGCATCATCAAAGGCCGTCAGCAGCATTGCCGTGTCTTCGTCGCATGCTGCTGGGAGCACCGATAAGGGCAATGGTCGGTTGAGCAAGGATAGTGTGATCGTCGAAACGAACTACGCTTCGATGTCAACAGACATTCAGCAGCCTTGCTCAATACTTCCGTCCCCGTCTGGTAGCAGTGGTATTGACACCTGGAAAACGTCTAGCTGTCACGTCCGCCAAGCTAGCATACGGTCCCGGAACCTGCAGCCTATGCCGGATGCGGGCGAACTTGATCGACGATTTGCGAAAGTCCTG GCATCGATGGACCTTCCACCGGATAAAGCAAAGTTGCTGAAGAACTATGATAACGAGAAAAAATGGGACATCATATGTGATCAG GAAATGGTGCACGCAAAAGATCCTCCGGCACACTATCTCACCAAGCTCCGCACCTATCTCGATCCCAAGGCGTCCCGAAGTCACAGG AAACGGAAGATGGTTGGCGAATCAACATCGACACAGGTTTTGCGCGATCTGGAAATTTCCCTTCGAACTAACCATATCGAGTGGGTGAAGGAGTTTCTGGACGAAGAAAACCAGGGTCTCGACGCATTGATAGATTATCTCAGCTTTCGGTTGACCATGATGCGGCACGAACAGCGTATCCTGGAAGCAAAGTCAGAATCGGACGAAGGCCTAACGACGAAAGAGACAGCGGCCAACAGTTCGTACGGGAGCAACGAAACTAATCACAAGATTGCACCAAACGGGTTCATGCGTCCCGGTCTGGGTGACATGCTGGACAGCCCCAGCATAAAGCGCCGTTCCCGCCACATCGCAAAACTCAACATGGGCCTGACGACGGATGACATTCACGTGTGCATTATGTGCATGCGGGCCATCATGAACAACAAGTACGGATTCAACATGGTCATCCAGCACCGGGAAGCGATCAACTGCATCGCACTCAGCTTGATCCACAAATCGCTGCGCACCAAGGCGCtggtgctggagctgctggcgGCCATTTGCTTAGTGAAGGGTGGGCATGAAATCATCCTGTGCGCGTTTGACAACTTTAAGAAAGTGTGCTCCGAGCAGCGCCGCTTCCAGACGTTGATGGAATATTTTATGAACTACGAGCTGTTTAACATCGACTTTATGGTGGCGTGTATGCAATTCGTTAACATTGTCGTCCACTCGGTGGAAGATATGAACTACCGGGTACACCTGCAGTACGAGTTCACAGCGCTCGGGCTAGACGATTATCTGGAGAAGCTCCGGCTGACGGAATCGGAGGAGCTGCACGTTCAAATTTCAGCCTACTTGGACAACGTGTTCGATGTGGCTGCCCTGATGGAGGACAGCGAAACGAAAACGGCCGCGCTCGAACGTGTCAACGAGCTGGAAGACGAGCTTGGCCGAGCGCTGGATCAGGCCAGCGAAATAGAGCGGGAAGCACTGTTCAAGATCGGAGAGCTGGAGGCAGAGCTGAGCCGAACGCGCAACGAACGGGACGATTTGTACAACAAGCAGCTGGTGGTGGAAGACGAAATCGTAAAGCTAAAGCGAGCTCTGAAACAACACGAGCAAGAATCCCAAAGCCGACAGTCAATGCTCCTCGAGCTGGAGAACCTTACCAAAACGCTTCCCAAAGGTACGTCAATTGCAGACGTATCGAACCTCCTGGCGAAGGGAGGCTTGTCCGAGCTTAGTCCTACGGGTGCAGCTGGCGCTGGTGCAGGTGGTCAGCAACAAGCACCACCGATACCGCCCCCACCGGCCCCGCCAATACCACCCTCGGCCGCAAATGCTCCCATGCCTCCTCCACCACCCTGTCCGCCTGCACCGCCCAGCGGACTGTCGAACGGTGGTGAACCACCGAAAGCTCCCCCCAAACCGCCGTCATTCATTCCAGTACCACCACCGATGGGTGGACCATATGGTGGCAACAACGCACTGCACTGCACGGACGGTGCAATGACGATAAAGCGTAAGGTGCAGCCAAAATACAAGCTACCCACGCTCAACTGGGTAGCGCTGAAACCGAACCAGGTTCGTGGCACGATCTTTAATGAGTTGGATGACGAGAAACTGCACCGGCAGATAGACTTTGTCGATTTCGAGGAGCGGTTCAAGATCGGTATGGGCGGGCCGGTAACCAACGGCAACTGTGATATGGACGGGTTGACGGCGTTCCCCAGCAAACGGTTCAAGAAACCCGAGCACATTTCCCTGCTCGAACACACGAGATTAAGAAACATTG CAATATCTCGAAGAAAGCTAGAAATGCCCGCGGAAACCGTTATCAAAGCGATCAACAATCTCGATCTCAAGCTCCTGTCGCTGGAAAATGTGGAACTGCTGCAAAAGATGACACCGACCGACCAGGAACAGAAGCTCTACAAAGAGTATGTGATAGAGAAGAAAGATCTGAACCAGCTGACGGAGGAGGACAAGTTTATGCTGCAACTGACGAAAGTCGAACGAATCTCATCGAAACTATCGATAATGAACTACATTGGGAACTTTTTCGAAAGCTGGCATCTCATTAGTCCG CAAGTGTACTCCATCATTTCCGCATCCTCCTCAATCAAGTCGTCGAAAAAGTTCCGTGCAGTGCTGGAAGTGATTTTGGCATTTGGCAATTATCTGAACAGCAGCAAGCGCGGTCCTGCCTACGGCTTCAAGCTGCAATCGCTCGACACGCTGCTCGACACCAAGTCGAACGACAAGCGCATGAGCCTGATGCACTACATTGTGGCCACCATTCGACAGAAGTTTCCCGAGCTGATGAACTTCGATACGGAGCTGTTCTGCATCGACAAGGCAGCGCAGGTATCGCTCGAGATGCTCATTTCCGATGTGAACGAGCTCGAGAAGGGCATGGAAACGGTACGCAAGGAAGCGGATCTACGTGGCAAAGGCACGCAGAGCCATGTGTTGCGAGATTTCCTGGCGAACTCGGaagaaaagttgaaaaaaatccGCTCTGATTGTAAAACGGCACAG GAATCCTTCAAAGAGTGCATTGAATACTTTGGCGAATCATCACGAAATGCAGATGCAAATGCATTCTTTTCATTGCTAGTCCGATTCGTACGAGCATTTAAG ATCTGTGATCAGGAAAACGAACAACGACGACGGTTAGAGGCGGCTGCCCTACAAGCGTCCACCAAGAAGGACGAAGAAGAGCAGGTGGTGCTACGgaataataaaatcaataatcaaAAGAAGCAACAG GAAGCTGTCATCAACGAGCTTAAGCTGAAAGCGCATGCCGTGCGCGAAAAGAAACTGCTGCAGCAGGACGAGGTTTACAACGGAGCGCTGGAAGACATACTGCTGGGACTGAAAAACGAACCCTATCGGCGCGCGGATGCGGTACGGAGAAGTCAACGCAGAAGGATCGATAGCAATAGGCTCTCGCGAACGATGGAGGAAGTGGAGGTATAG